One genomic segment of Clostridia bacterium includes these proteins:
- the rplT gene encoding 50S ribosomal protein L20 produces MARVKSGIITRRRHTKTLRLAKGYTGVNRISWKRANQAVMHAMDYSYMHRRTKKRDFRRLWIARINAAARVNGISYSRLIAGLKKAGVEINRKMLADIAVRDAAAFGQIVAVAREQEAVRQ; encoded by the coding sequence ATGGCAAGGGTCAAGAGTGGCATAATCACCAGACGTCGACATACCAAGACCCTCAGATTGGCCAAGGGATACACCGGAGTAAACCGCATTTCGTGGAAGCGGGCGAATCAGGCCGTCATGCATGCCATGGATTACTCCTACATGCACAGGCGGACAAAGAAGCGCGACTTCCGGCGGCTGTGGATCGCCAGGATCAACGCCGCAGCGCGTGTGAACGGCATCTCATATAGCAGGCTCATAGCCGGCCTTAAGAAGGCTGGAGTGGAGATCAACCGCAAGATGCTTGCCGACATCGCGGTCAGGGATGCTGCTGCATTTGGGCAGATCGTTGCCGTGGCCAGGGAGCAGGAAGCGGTTCGCCAGTAG
- a CDS encoding RNA methyltransferase, whose translation MGQLNSGSDLREIASPRNPAVRYYRECAGGEREGLIGLEGARLVADAISAGVRVREVYTTVAAADSGAGSMVLGGARARGIEVVAISQSVADRMADTRTPQGVFATAEWGPMSGSEILAHSRVAAADGVGAWSFIVLLDGVADPGNVGTISRTAAALGTAAIVAGPGCARLGSPKVLRASMGALFRLPVAAEPDLEGFLLSARSYGYHVMASEVSGGIPVGTLSIPRAQDGLSRSLLVIGSEALGISSVVRGIADAFVTIPMARNVESLNAASAAAILIYEISRKSLGNVLQNM comes from the coding sequence GTGGGCCAGTTGAACTCAGGCAGTGATCTCAGGGAAATAGCGAGCCCGCGCAATCCAGCAGTCCGGTATTACCGGGAGTGTGCAGGAGGAGAGCGGGAGGGGCTCATTGGCCTCGAAGGCGCCCGGCTGGTGGCGGATGCGATCAGTGCGGGCGTTCGCGTTCGCGAAGTGTACACTACCGTCGCTGCAGCAGATAGCGGGGCCGGGAGCATGGTTCTCGGCGGGGCTCGGGCCCGCGGAATCGAGGTTGTGGCCATCTCACAGAGTGTGGCGGACCGGATGGCCGACACCCGGACCCCTCAAGGCGTGTTCGCTACAGCGGAGTGGGGGCCAATGAGCGGATCGGAGATCCTCGCGCACTCCCGGGTCGCCGCGGCGGATGGGGTGGGCGCGTGGTCCTTCATCGTTCTCCTTGACGGTGTGGCAGACCCGGGCAACGTGGGGACGATCTCCCGCACCGCGGCGGCGCTCGGCACCGCGGCAATCGTGGCCGGGCCTGGATGCGCACGTCTGGGCTCTCCGAAGGTTCTGCGCGCGTCGATGGGGGCTCTATTCAGGCTGCCAGTCGCAGCAGAGCCTGACCTGGAAGGATTTCTCTTGAGCGCCCGTTCTTATGGTTACCACGTGATGGCTTCGGAGGTCTCCGGGGGAATCCCCGTGGGCACGCTCTCGATTCCGAGGGCCCAAGATGGCTTGTCACGTTCCTTGCTGGTCATAGGCTCGGAGGCTCTGGGCATCTCCAGTGTTGTGCGCGGAATCGCGGATGCATTCGTCACCATCCCCATGGCCAGAAATGTTGAGTCACTCAACGCCGCTTCGGCAGCTGCGATACTCATATATGAGATTTCGAGAAAGTCCCTGGGTAATGTGCTGCAGAACATGTAG
- the rpmI gene encoding 50S ribosomal protein L35: protein MPKMKTHKATSKRFRVSGSGLIMMTPSGRRHKLGKKDSKRKRHMRKAEVLTPCDQKNIRQLIPYK from the coding sequence ATGCCTAAGATGAAGACTCACAAGGCGACATCTAAGAGATTCCGCGTAAGCGGCTCTGGTCTCATAATGATGACCCCATCCGGCAGAAGGCACAAGCTTGGGAAGAAGGACTCCAAGAGGAAGCGGCACATGAGGAAGGCGGAGGTACTGACGCCGTGCGACCAGAAAAATATCCGCCAGCTGATCCCCTACAAGTAG